Genomic window (Granulicella arctica):
ACTATAAGGAAGGGCAGCTTGTCCGCAAGGGCGACCCGCTCATCGACATCGACTCGCGTATCTACCGCGCTACGCTGCTGCAGGCTCAGGGCATTCTCGAACGCGACCAGAATGTGCTCGGACAGGCCCAAATGGACGTCGAGCGCTACCGTGCAGCATGGGCCCGCAACGCCATACCGAAGCAGACCCTCGATGACCAGGAGAAGGTTGTTCTCCAGGATCAGGGCACGGTCAAGAACGATCAGGGCACGGTCCAGTTCGACCAGATCCAGGTGGACTATTGCCATATCGTCGCCCCCTTTACGGGCCGCGCCGGCCTCCGCCTCGTCGATCCGGGTAATGTCGTCACTGCAAATGGAACAACGGTCCTTGTCGTCATTACCCAGGTTCAGCCCATTACCGTCATCTTCACCATTCCTGAAGACAGCCTCGGCCAGGTCACGCCTCGCCTTCGCCAGAATGCCAAGCTGACCGTTGACGCCTACGACCGCGCCGCCTTGAAGCAGATCGCGACCGGCACCCTGATCACCCTCGACAACCAGATCGACACCACAACCGGCACCGTCAAGGGGCGCGCCTCCTTCGTCAACAAGGACATGAGTCTCTACCCGAACGAGTTCGTCAACACTCGCCTGCTCGTCAGGACGATCTCCGCCGCAACGCTCATCCCGTCATCTACCATCCAGCACAACGGCCAGACGGCCTTCGTCTATGTGCTTCAGGACAATACCGCTCACATGAAGACGGTCAAGCCGGGCGTCACCGACGGTGGAACGACCCAGGTCGACGGCATCAACCCCGGCGACGTCCTAGCCAATACCAGCTTTGACAAGCTACAGGATGGAGCAAAGGTTAACGTCTCCAGCCGCCCCCAACCCTCCGCGAAGGCCACACCCGGGAGTGACGCTCCTTGAGCCCTTCACGTCCCTTTATTCTCCGCCCCGTAGCGACGTCGCTGCTGATGGCGGCCATCATGCTGGTTGGCATC
Coding sequences:
- a CDS encoding efflux RND transporter periplasmic adaptor subunit; this translates as MTDSQVSQQGIAPSEPDEGKTLPAEPNEHPPLGPDHLLPAPPAEPVKHRSKTVRIVVWIVLLAIFAGAFYYILNRKEAAKPAAGGRRGAGGGPVTLTTATAQRGDIGVYLDAIGTVTPVYTSSITAQVSGVITAVHYKEGQLVRKGDPLIDIDSRIYRATLLQAQGILERDQNVLGQAQMDVERYRAAWARNAIPKQTLDDQEKVVLQDQGTVKNDQGTVQFDQIQVDYCHIVAPFTGRAGLRLVDPGNVVTANGTTVLVVITQVQPITVIFTIPEDSLGQVTPRLRQNAKLTVDAYDRAALKQIATGTLITLDNQIDTTTGTVKGRASFVNKDMSLYPNEFVNTRLLVRTISAATLIPSSTIQHNGQTAFVYVLQDNTAHMKTVKPGVTDGGTTQVDGINPGDVLANTSFDKLQDGAKVNVSSRPQPSAKATPGSDAP